In the Peptoclostridium acidaminophilum DSM 3953 genome, one interval contains:
- the fabK gene encoding enoyl-[acyl-carrier-protein] reductase FabK, whose amino-acid sequence MNLNRVCEILNIKYPIIQGGMAWVATSELAAAVSNAGGLGIIAAGNAPAEVVKEEIAKIKTMTDKPYGVNVMLLSPFVDEVMEVIYSEKVPVITTGAGNPSKYIDKLKEIGTKIIPVVPSVALAKRMEKYGVDAIIAEGTEAGGHIGELTTMVLVPQVVDSVSIPVIAAGGIADARGVVASFALGAQGVQMGTRFVCSTECIAHENYKMAIVGAKDRDAIVAGRATGHPVRCLKNKLMKEMLQLEKEGASLEEMDKKGIGRLRIAVREGEVVEGSVMSGQIAGMVSDIKPCEQIIEEIIKDTQRVIAGLKIL is encoded by the coding sequence ATGAATTTGAATAGGGTTTGCGAGATTTTAAATATAAAATACCCGATAATACAAGGCGGAATGGCTTGGGTGGCGACATCGGAGCTTGCGGCTGCGGTAAGCAATGCAGGCGGCCTTGGAATAATTGCAGCTGGTAATGCTCCTGCTGAAGTAGTCAAAGAAGAAATCGCAAAAATAAAAACGATGACCGACAAGCCGTATGGTGTTAATGTAATGTTGCTTTCGCCGTTTGTGGATGAAGTAATGGAGGTAATATACAGCGAAAAGGTGCCGGTAATAACTACGGGAGCTGGAAATCCTTCAAAGTACATCGACAAGCTAAAGGAGATAGGCACAAAGATAATACCAGTCGTTCCATCGGTGGCCCTGGCAAAGAGGATGGAAAAGTATGGGGTTGATGCCATAATTGCAGAGGGTACGGAAGCCGGCGGACATATTGGAGAGCTTACAACGATGGTGCTTGTGCCTCAGGTTGTAGACAGCGTGAGCATACCGGTAATAGCGGCGGGCGGAATAGCCGACGCAAGGGGAGTAGTTGCAAGCTTTGCGCTTGGCGCTCAGGGCGTTCAGATGGGAACCAGATTTGTATGCAGCACAGAGTGCATAGCTCATGAGAATTATAAAATGGCCATAGTGGGAGCCAAGGACAGGGATGCAATAGTTGCAGGAAGAGCTACTGGACACCCTGTAAGGTGCCTCAAGAACAAGCTCATGAAAGAGATGCTCCAGCTTGAAAAGGAAGGCGCATCACTTGAAGAGATGGATAAAAAAGGCATAGGCAGGCTAAGAATTGCAGTAAGAGAAGGCGAAGTTGTTGAAGGCTCCGTCATGTCAGGCCAGATAGCCGGCATGGTGAGTGACATAAAGCCGTGCGAGCAGATTATCGAGGAAATAATAAAGGACACTCAGAGAGTCATAGCAGGTCTTAAGATATTATAG
- the fabD gene encoding ACP S-malonyltransferase produces the protein MGKLAVVFPGQGAQYVGMGKDIYESFETARKIIDRANEILGVDIKKLMFEGPEEDLRLTENTQPAILVHSIAMYEVLKESLPLDINAAAGLSLGEYSALVASGSFDFEKAVTFVKKRGQIMQDEVSSDSGTMAAILGLDREILVQVVEECKSLGVIEAANFNCPGQIVISGEMRPVEEAVKLCKERGAKKAVMLSVSGPFHTSMLLGAGEKLGKELESVDIVEGSFPVVSNVTGDYAKPGDVKELLVRQVSSSVLWEDSISRLIDDGFDTFIEVGPGKTLTGFINKIAKSKKGLSKRRQC, from the coding sequence ATGGGTAAGCTGGCTGTAGTATTTCCCGGACAAGGCGCTCAGTATGTCGGCATGGGAAAGGACATATATGAGTCATTTGAGACGGCGAGGAAAATCATTGACAGAGCAAATGAGATACTAGGTGTTGATATAAAGAAGCTTATGTTTGAAGGCCCGGAAGAAGATCTTCGGCTTACAGAAAACACGCAACCCGCAATACTTGTTCACAGCATAGCCATGTATGAGGTATTGAAGGAAAGTCTTCCGCTTGATATAAATGCCGCTGCGGGTTTGTCTCTTGGAGAATATTCGGCGCTTGTTGCGTCGGGTTCATTCGATTTTGAAAAGGCAGTGACTTTTGTTAAAAAAAGAGGCCAGATAATGCAAGACGAGGTCTCTAGCGATAGCGGGACAATGGCCGCAATACTTGGACTTGACAGAGAAATCCTCGTGCAGGTTGTTGAAGAATGCAAGAGCCTTGGCGTGATTGAGGCTGCCAACTTTAACTGCCCGGGGCAAATAGTAATCTCGGGTGAGATGCGTCCTGTCGAAGAGGCTGTAAAGCTTTGCAAGGAAAGAGGCGCTAAAAAAGCTGTAATGCTCAGTGTGAGCGGTCCTTTCCATACGTCAATGCTTCTGGGAGCGGGAGAAAAACTGGGAAAAGAGCTCGAAAGTGTAGATATAGTGGAAGGCAGCTTCCCAGTGGTATCGAACGTGACTGGAGACTATGCAAAGCCGGGCGATGTGAAGGAACTGCTTGTAAGACAGGTGAGTTCAAGCGTGCTTTGGGAAGACTCTATTTCCAGACTTATAGACGATGGATTCGATACATTCATTGAAGTAGGGCCGGGGAAAACCCTGACAGGCTTTATAAACAAGATAGCCAAGAGTAAAAAAGGTCTCAGTAAGCGTAGACAATGTTGA
- the fabG gene encoding 3-oxoacyl-[acyl-carrier-protein] reductase — MIDLKGKVAVVTGGSRGIGSAIALKLAAAGADIAINYSGSEDRARLLKEEIEKMGARAIIGKADVSSTEDVKAFFELVMNEFGRIDVLVNNAGITKDALIIKMNEEDWDSVINVNLKGVFNCTKAVTRQMMKQRCGKIINISSIVGIAGNAGQGNYCASKAGVIGFTKAMARELASRNINVNAVAPGFIATDMTDVLKDDVKESMLKSIPLGKFGEPDDVANLVLFLASDMSNYITGQVMNVDGGFVM; from the coding sequence ATGATAGATTTGAAAGGTAAAGTTGCTGTAGTTACAGGCGGTTCGAGAGGAATCGGAAGTGCTATAGCTCTTAAGCTGGCAGCTGCGGGGGCCGATATTGCCATCAACTATTCCGGAAGCGAGGATAGGGCAAGGCTTCTAAAGGAAGAGATTGAAAAAATGGGTGCAAGGGCCATCATAGGAAAAGCTGATGTCTCAAGTACGGAAGATGTAAAGGCGTTTTTTGAGCTTGTGATGAACGAGTTTGGAAGGATAGATGTGCTTGTCAACAATGCCGGAATAACTAAGGATGCCCTTATCATAAAAATGAACGAGGAAGACTGGGATAGTGTTATTAATGTCAACCTGAAAGGGGTATTTAACTGTACAAAGGCTGTAACAAGACAAATGATGAAACAAAGATGCGGAAAGATAATAAACATATCTTCCATAGTCGGCATAGCAGGCAATGCCGGCCAAGGCAACTATTGCGCATCTAAAGCCGGTGTGATAGGCTTTACAAAGGCCATGGCCAGAGAACTTGCATCGAGAAACATAAATGTCAATGCTGTAGCTCCGGGCTTTATAGCCACTGACATGACAGATGTCTTAAAGGACGATGTAAAGGAGTCGATGCTTAAGAGCATACCGCTTGGAAAATTTGGTGAGCCTGATGATGTGGCAAATCTTGTTCTATTCCTGGCAAGCGACATGTCAAACTACATAACAGGACAGGTTATGAATGTAGACGGCGGTTTTGTAATGTAA
- the acpP gene encoding acyl carrier protein has product MVFEKIKGIVAEQLGIDDLDTIKKESSLINDLEADSLDAVEIIMAIEDEFGVEIPDEDAEKFKSIGDIVSYVEENK; this is encoded by the coding sequence ATGGTATTCGAAAAAATAAAAGGTATAGTAGCTGAACAACTTGGTATCGATGATCTTGATACAATAAAAAAGGAGAGCTCGCTTATAAACGATCTTGAGGCGGATTCTCTTGACGCAGTTGAAATAATAATGGCTATTGAAGACGAGTTTGGCGTTGAAATTCCGGACGAAGATGCAGAAAAATTCAAATCTATAGGTGACATAGTAAGCTACGTAGAAGAAAACAAGTAG
- the fabF gene encoding beta-ketoacyl-ACP synthase II has translation MKKRVVITGVGCVTPIGIGKDKFWDSLEKGVSGVGKLTRFEAPTLATQIAAQVNDFEPTEFIEKREVKKMDRFTQYAVASAKMAYEDSGIKEVDAERMGVIIGSGIGGIETMEEQHTKLIEKGPGRVSPFLIPMMISNMAAGQVAIILGAKGPNTCVVTACASGTHSIGDAFKTIQRGDADVMICGGAEAPITPLSMAGFCSMKALSTRNDEPQKASRPFDRDRDGFIMGEGAGMLIIEELEHALKRNARIYAEVVGYGSTADAYHITTPSETGEGAARAMKMAIDDAGASVEEVDYINAHGTSTEYNDRFETLAVKRVFGEHAYKLAMSSTKSMTGHLLGAAGAVEAIVCAMAIHNSYIPPTINIDNQDEELDLDYVPNAGRKADVRLALSNSLGFGGHNGTLAFRKYE, from the coding sequence ATGAAAAAAAGGGTAGTAATTACTGGAGTAGGATGTGTTACACCTATTGGAATAGGCAAAGATAAATTCTGGGATTCTCTTGAAAAGGGAGTCAGCGGTGTTGGCAAGCTCACAAGATTTGAAGCACCGACACTGGCAACTCAGATAGCAGCCCAGGTTAATGATTTTGAACCGACTGAATTCATTGAAAAAAGAGAAGTAAAAAAGATGGACAGGTTCACTCAGTATGCAGTGGCTTCAGCAAAGATGGCATATGAGGACTCTGGAATAAAAGAAGTGGATGCCGAAAGAATGGGTGTCATAATAGGCTCGGGCATAGGCGGAATAGAGACTATGGAAGAGCAGCATACAAAGCTTATAGAGAAGGGACCTGGAAGAGTAAGCCCATTTTTGATACCTATGATGATATCAAACATGGCAGCCGGACAGGTGGCCATAATTCTCGGAGCCAAGGGACCTAACACGTGCGTTGTTACGGCGTGCGCATCAGGCACTCACTCAATAGGGGATGCCTTCAAGACAATACAAAGGGGCGACGCCGACGTTATGATATGCGGCGGTGCAGAAGCGCCAATCACGCCTCTTTCAATGGCAGGTTTTTGCAGCATGAAAGCCCTTTCAACCAGAAATGACGAGCCTCAAAAGGCATCGAGACCTTTCGACAGGGACAGAGACGGCTTTATAATGGGTGAAGGAGCAGGCATGCTTATAATAGAAGAACTAGAGCATGCGCTCAAAAGAAATGCCAGAATATATGCCGAGGTAGTAGGATACGGTTCGACAGCCGATGCATACCATATAACAACACCTTCGGAAACAGGCGAAGGCGCAGCGCGTGCCATGAAAATGGCAATAGACGATGCTGGCGCAAGCGTGGAAGAGGTTGACTATATAAACGCTCACGGCACAAGCACAGAATACAATGACAGATTCGAAACTCTTGCTGTGAAAAGGGTGTTTGGCGAACATGCATACAAGCTTGCCATGTCGTCTACGAAATCCATGACAGGACACCTTCTGGGAGCAGCGGGAGCTGTTGAAGCGATAGTTTGCGCTATGGCTATACACAATTCATATATACCTCCTACAATAAACATAGACAATCAGGACGAAGAGCTTGACCTTGACTATGTTCCAAATGCAGGCAGAAAAGCGGATGTAAGACTTGCGCTGTCAAACTCGCTTGGATTTGGCGGACACAACGGGACGCTGGCTTTCAGAAAATATGAATAG
- a CDS encoding Asp23/Gls24 family envelope stress response protein — MENKEYGQIKISEDVISTIASLAASEIEGVAEMSGSITGDIIEILGKKNLGKGVKVVVEENKVYIDLFILAEHGVVIPDVAWKVQENVKNAVENMTGLDVKQVNLHVQGISFKKENVQENIQ, encoded by the coding sequence ATGGAAAACAAAGAGTATGGTCAGATCAAGATATCAGAAGATGTAATATCGACAATAGCCAGTCTTGCGGCATCCGAAATAGAGGGAGTTGCCGAGATGAGCGGAAGCATCACTGGTGACATAATCGAAATACTCGGAAAGAAAAACCTCGGAAAAGGTGTTAAGGTTGTCGTAGAGGAGAACAAGGTATATATCGATCTTTTCATACTTGCTGAGCACGGGGTGGTCATTCCTGATGTGGCATGGAAGGTTCAGGAAAACGTGAAGAATGCAGTTGAAAATATGACTGGGCTGGATGTAAAGCAAGTCAATCTGCATGTTCAGGGAATAAGCTTTAAAAAGGAAAACGTTCAGGAGAATATACAGTAA
- the nusB gene encoding transcription antitermination factor NusB, translating to MSRKISRDMAMKLAYQMEISKDFSIENVDAFIAENENENAESEFVRDVGMKLVDNKETLDSLISKYSKGWSINRISKIDLSILRIAIAEMLYRNDISKSISINEAVELAKTYGGENSPAFVNGVLGSVANEIQE from the coding sequence ATGAGCAGGAAAATAAGCAGAGACATGGCAATGAAGCTTGCGTACCAGATGGAAATCAGCAAGGATTTCAGCATCGAAAATGTTGACGCATTCATAGCTGAGAACGAGAATGAAAACGCGGAATCCGAATTTGTAAGGGATGTTGGAATGAAGCTTGTTGATAACAAGGAAACGCTTGATTCTCTAATATCCAAATATTCAAAGGGATGGAGCATTAACAGGATATCCAAAATAGATCTGAGCATCCTGCGGATTGCGATAGCTGAAATGCTGTATAGAAACGACATAAGCAAAAGCATTTCAATAAATGAGGCGGTAGAGCTTGCCAAGACATATGGAGGCGAGAACTCTCCTGCATTTGTAAACGGTGTCTTGGGAAGTGTCGCCAATGAAATCCAGGAATAG
- the xseA gene encoding exodeoxyribonuclease VII large subunit: MKLRALSVSHVNSYIKKLTSNDPILCNIRVKGEISNFKAHASGNIYFSLKDEDSKLRCVLFRDYACETAKKLEDGMSIIVGGSISLYEKDGLLQMYARTVEVEGVGELYAKFLRLKDTLEKEGIFDASRKKAIPEYPSRIGVITSESGAAVRDIINVIARRFPKVDIALYPVAVQGEGSAGQMIKGLEILNQLGGIDVIILGRGGGSIEELWSFNDEALARAIAGSNVPVISAVGHETDFTISDFAADMRAPTPSAAAEISVPSLLEINYRLEGIKNKIYGEMKSLMDSKKAELARIEESSIFRRPHSLLDERMIALDAAFTCINSNVQRKVAGMSDNIELTGRNLFNLNPLSILSRGYAIVQKDNLLAGSVSCLSEGEAVSVRFSDGTAQCTVDKITRD; the protein is encoded by the coding sequence ATGAAACTTAGAGCTCTTTCGGTAAGCCATGTAAATTCATACATCAAAAAGCTCACCAGCAATGACCCCATACTGTGCAACATAAGAGTAAAAGGCGAGATATCAAACTTCAAGGCGCACGCAAGCGGCAATATATATTTTTCGCTCAAGGATGAGGATTCAAAGCTAAGGTGCGTGCTTTTCAGGGACTATGCCTGCGAGACAGCTAAGAAGCTTGAAGACGGCATGAGCATAATAGTGGGCGGCAGCATATCACTTTATGAGAAGGACGGCCTGCTCCAGATGTATGCGAGGACTGTTGAAGTAGAGGGAGTTGGCGAGCTGTATGCCAAGTTTCTAAGGCTCAAGGATACCCTTGAAAAGGAAGGCATATTCGACGCTTCAAGAAAGAAGGCCATACCTGAATATCCATCCAGAATTGGAGTGATCACCTCGGAGTCTGGAGCGGCAGTCAGGGACATAATAAACGTGATAGCAAGAAGATTCCCAAAGGTCGATATTGCGCTCTACCCGGTGGCTGTGCAGGGCGAAGGCTCGGCCGGACAAATGATAAAAGGGCTTGAAATTTTAAATCAACTCGGCGGCATTGATGTTATAATATTAGGTAGGGGCGGAGGCTCGATAGAGGAGCTCTGGTCATTCAATGACGAGGCTCTTGCGAGAGCAATAGCAGGCTCAAATGTGCCAGTCATATCTGCGGTCGGGCACGAGACTGATTTTACAATAAGCGATTTTGCGGCTGACATGAGGGCTCCGACGCCATCAGCTGCTGCGGAGATAAGCGTTCCGTCATTGCTTGAAATCAACTACCGCCTTGAGGGTATAAAGAACAAGATTTACGGAGAAATGAAGAGTCTTATGGATTCGAAAAAAGCTGAGCTTGCAAGGATAGAGGAAAGCAGCATTTTCAGAAGGCCCCACAGCCTGCTTGATGAGAGGATGATTGCTTTGGATGCCGCATTTACATGCATAAATTCAAACGTGCAGAGGAAGGTCGCCGGCATGAGTGACAACATCGAACTCACAGGACGTAACCTGTTCAATCTTAATCCGCTTTCAATACTCTCAAGAGGCTACGCCATAGTCCAAAAGGACAATCTTTTAGCAGGCAGTGTCAGCTGCCTTAGCGAGGGCGAAGCTGTTAGCGTAAGATTTAGCGATGGTACTGCGCAGTGCACGGTTGATAAAATAACAAGGGACTGA
- the xseB gene encoding exodeoxyribonuclease VII small subunit, whose translation MIKYDYEKAYEKLEEIMKRLEEGSLPLDESLKLYEEGIKMYRICSGLLEKAQLKIAKLVEKDGELIEEKFNVQED comes from the coding sequence ATGATCAAATACGATTATGAAAAGGCTTATGAAAAGCTTGAGGAAATAATGAAAAGGCTCGAGGAGGGAAGTCTTCCGCTTGACGAGTCGCTGAAGCTGTATGAAGAGGGTATAAAGATGTACAGGATATGCAGCGGGCTTCTGGAAAAGGCGCAGCTTAAAATAGCAAAGCTTGTTGAAAAAGATGGCGAATTGATTGAAGAAAAATTTAATGTTCAGGAGGACTAG
- a CDS encoding polyprenyl synthetase family protein, with product MDFKAELGKRHSFIEERLKIAIPDVHGPHGILFDSMKYSLAAGGKRLRPMLLLEACKISGGDIEMAIPFACATEMIHTYSLIHDDLPAMDDDDLRRGKPTNHKVFGEGIAVLAGDGLLSYAFETMLEASVKSGGDCMRCLKAVNEIAKGAGVFGMIAGQTADLESEGKKIDEATLEFIHMNKTAQLIIRPMRAGAILAGASEQALEAITEYAKNIGLGFQIVDDILDVVGDQEKLGKNIGSDVENEKSTYPSMYGLEESKRIAFEKIERAKGAIAFFGSKAAFLSDLADYITDREF from the coding sequence ATGGACTTTAAAGCAGAGCTGGGCAAAAGACACAGTTTCATAGAAGAAAGGCTCAAAATTGCAATACCGGATGTTCATGGGCCGCATGGAATACTTTTTGATTCAATGAAATATAGTCTGGCGGCAGGCGGCAAAAGGCTAAGACCGATGCTTCTTTTGGAGGCATGCAAAATAAGCGGAGGAGACATTGAAATGGCGATTCCGTTTGCATGTGCAACTGAAATGATACACACATATTCGCTAATACACGACGACCTGCCCGCTATGGATGATGATGATCTCCGTAGGGGAAAGCCCACTAATCATAAGGTGTTTGGCGAGGGAATAGCTGTACTTGCCGGAGACGGACTCCTAAGCTACGCTTTTGAGACAATGCTTGAAGCCTCTGTGAAAAGCGGCGGGGACTGCATGAGATGCCTTAAAGCAGTAAATGAAATAGCAAAAGGAGCTGGAGTATTTGGCATGATAGCCGGTCAGACTGCGGATCTTGAGTCTGAAGGCAAGAAGATTGATGAAGCCACGCTGGAATTCATACACATGAACAAGACGGCACAGCTTATAATAAGGCCTATGAGAGCAGGTGCCATACTCGCAGGTGCAAGCGAGCAAGCCCTGGAGGCAATAACAGAATACGCTAAAAACATTGGCCTTGGATTCCAGATAGTTGATGACATACTGGATGTAGTCGGAGACCAGGAAAAGCTGGGCAAAAATATCGGCAGTGATGTTGAAAATGAAAAATCAACATACCCGTCAATGTATGGACTTGAAGAGTCCAAAAGGATTGCATTCGAGAAAATTGAAAGAGCAAAGGGTGCGATAGCATTCTTTGGGAGCAAAGCGGCATTCCTTTCGGATCTTGCAGACTATATTACTGACAGGGAATTTTAA
- a CDS encoding divergent PAP2 family protein gives MSFFRDIANNQVFIISVTAWFVAQVIKVLLTLLLENKLDASRFVGSGGMPSSHSSFVTSLATAIGIVEGYDSVLFAMALVLALIVMYDAANVRRAVGKQAKILNALLEDIHKMFEDIHQHKKIYIEKRLKELIGHTPIEVLSGALLGIIVANLMI, from the coding sequence GTGTCTTTTTTCAGAGATATTGCCAACAACCAGGTTTTTATAATATCGGTCACGGCCTGGTTTGTTGCGCAGGTAATAAAAGTGCTGCTTACGTTACTTTTAGAAAATAAACTTGATGCTTCAAGGTTTGTGGGCTCAGGCGGAATGCCAAGTTCTCACTCATCGTTTGTAACGAGCCTCGCTACTGCCATAGGGATTGTCGAGGGTTATGATTCTGTGCTGTTTGCCATGGCTCTTGTCCTGGCACTTATAGTAATGTACGACGCTGCCAATGTTAGAAGAGCTGTTGGCAAACAGGCAAAGATACTCAATGCCTTGCTGGAGGATATCCATAAGATGTTTGAGGATATACACCAGCATAAAAAGATATATATCGAAAAAAGACTAAAGGAGCTCATTGGGCACACTCCTATTGAAGTTCTTTCGGGAGCACTGCTTGGAATAATAGTAGCAAATTTAATGATTTGA
- the dxs gene encoding 1-deoxy-D-xylulose-5-phosphate synthase, whose translation MYKYLNSIQSPLDIKKMNPEELKELSGDIRRFLIEKVSKTGGHLASNLGIVEITLALHYCFNTPDDKFVWDVGHQSYVHKMITGRKEDFDCLRQYEGLSGFPKRCESDHDAFDVGHSSTSISAALGMAVARDLDKKENSVVAIIGDGALTGGMAFEALNHLGHVKSDMIVVLNDNAMSISKNVGSISNYLYKMRTHKMYSTLKGEVQGIIKSIPKIGGSVYKTAIRVRDGVKYFMLPGIFFEEMGIKYFGPVDGHDIDELIRIFESVKSIKGPVLIHAITKKGKGYTHAEKHPDKYHGVGCFDIEKGVQPSSARTYSDVAGEKLLKMASEDNRIVAVTAAMPDGTGMRKFKDELPRRFFDVGIAEGHAVTFCAGMASQGYKPFFPVYSTFLQRGFDQIIHDVAMQKLPVTFLLDRAGIVGNDGETHHGVFDLSYLGLMPNIVVMAPMDGTELEQMLEYSMTLDMPVAIRYPRGNAAASEINRSELCLGRWDVIKQGEEIAMVGIGKGVEIALEASKLLEMEGVKPAVINARFQSHMDIEFIRSIAGNYKHIFTIEDNVLSGGFGSKLKCMLSDSIPELRITNIALPDKFIEHGNTEILLQKYGLDARSVSERISGSLTGFQAGKES comes from the coding sequence ATGTATAAGTATTTGAATAGCATACAGAGTCCTCTGGATATAAAGAAGATGAATCCGGAAGAGCTAAAAGAGCTTTCAGGAGATATAAGACGATTTCTAATTGAAAAGGTCTCGAAAACTGGCGGACATTTGGCTTCAAACCTGGGGATAGTAGAAATAACTCTGGCGCTGCACTACTGTTTCAACACACCGGATGACAAATTCGTCTGGGATGTTGGACACCAGTCGTATGTGCACAAGATGATAACAGGGCGAAAAGAAGACTTTGACTGCCTGAGGCAGTACGAGGGGCTCAGCGGATTCCCCAAAAGATGTGAAAGCGACCATGATGCATTCGACGTTGGTCACAGCAGCACTTCAATATCGGCGGCTCTAGGCATGGCAGTTGCCAGGGATCTGGACAAAAAAGAAAATTCTGTCGTGGCCATAATCGGGGATGGCGCACTTACCGGGGGAATGGCATTTGAGGCCCTAAACCATCTTGGACATGTGAAATCAGACATGATAGTAGTGCTGAATGACAATGCCATGTCAATTTCAAAAAACGTAGGCAGTATATCCAACTATCTGTACAAGATGAGAACCCACAAGATGTACAGCACCTTGAAGGGCGAAGTTCAGGGAATCATAAAGTCTATTCCAAAAATTGGAGGAAGCGTATACAAGACAGCGATCAGGGTCAGGGATGGTGTAAAATATTTTATGCTTCCAGGAATATTTTTCGAAGAAATGGGAATAAAGTATTTTGGACCAGTAGACGGACATGACATAGATGAACTCATAAGGATTTTTGAAAGCGTAAAATCAATAAAAGGACCTGTACTCATACATGCTATAACTAAAAAGGGAAAAGGCTATACACACGCAGAAAAGCATCCGGACAAATATCACGGAGTGGGCTGCTTTGACATAGAAAAGGGAGTGCAGCCATCTAGTGCCAGGACATACTCTGACGTGGCAGGCGAAAAGCTTTTAAAAATGGCATCTGAAGACAATCGTATAGTGGCAGTAACTGCCGCAATGCCGGACGGCACAGGAATGAGGAAATTCAAGGACGAGCTGCCAAGAAGGTTTTTTGATGTGGGAATAGCCGAAGGGCATGCGGTGACTTTTTGTGCGGGAATGGCATCTCAGGGATACAAACCGTTTTTTCCCGTATATTCGACTTTTTTGCAAAGAGGCTTCGACCAGATTATACATGACGTTGCAATGCAAAAGCTTCCAGTCACATTCCTGCTGGATAGGGCGGGAATAGTGGGTAATGACGGAGAAACCCATCACGGTGTATTCGACCTTAGCTATCTGGGGCTTATGCCAAACATTGTTGTTATGGCTCCAATGGATGGCACGGAGCTTGAACAGATGCTGGAATATTCCATGACGCTTGACATGCCGGTTGCCATAAGGTATCCAAGAGGAAATGCCGCGGCTTCAGAAATTAACAGAAGCGAGCTGTGTCTGGGCAGATGGGATGTAATAAAGCAGGGTGAAGAGATTGCCATGGTTGGAATAGGTAAAGGAGTAGAAATAGCACTTGAAGCATCGAAACTGCTTGAAATGGAAGGCGTGAAACCAGCTGTCATAAATGCAAGGTTTCAAAGCCATATGGACATTGAATTCATACGCTCCATAGCCGGAAATTACAAGCACATATTCACAATAGAGGACAATGTTCTAAGCGGGGGATTTGGCAGCAAGCTAAAATGCATGCTTTCAGATTCGATTCCTGAACTTAGGATAACAAATATAGCCCTGCCAGACAAATTCATAGAGCACGGAAATACGGAAATACTGCTGCAAAAATACGGCTTGGATGCGAGGAGCGTATCCGAGAGGATATCAGGCAGCCTGACCGGTTTTCAAGCGGGGAAGGAATCGTAA
- a CDS encoding TlyA family RNA methyltransferase has protein sequence MKKRLDVLVYEKGLVESREKARATIMAGIVFVDNQKVEKPGTPVDEAAAIEVRGKLMPYVSRGGLKLEKALKAFDIDLNGAICMDVGASTGGFTDCMLQNGAQKVYSVDVGYGQLAWKLRSDERVVCMERTNIRNVTPEAIGDKIDFISIDVSFISLKLVLPVVRQLLADDGHIVALVKPQFEAGREKVGKKGVVRDRNVHREVVSEISGFAQREGFDVLGIDYSPVKGPEGNIEYLLYIRKFESQAIRDLEDLVDEIVERSHSDLDS, from the coding sequence ATGAAGAAAAGGCTAGATGTATTGGTTTATGAAAAGGGACTTGTGGAGTCAAGGGAAAAGGCAAGAGCTACAATAATGGCCGGGATTGTATTTGTAGACAATCAGAAGGTCGAAAAGCCGGGAACACCCGTGGACGAAGCGGCGGCTATAGAGGTAAGGGGAAAGCTGATGCCTTATGTGAGCAGAGGCGGGCTTAAACTTGAAAAGGCTCTTAAAGCGTTTGATATAGATTTGAATGGAGCCATATGTATGGATGTAGGGGCTTCTACGGGCGGCTTCACAGACTGCATGCTGCAAAACGGCGCGCAGAAGGTTTACTCGGTTGACGTCGGATATGGGCAGCTCGCATGGAAGCTCAGAAGCGACGAACGGGTGGTGTGCATGGAAAGAACCAACATAAGGAATGTTACGCCCGAAGCCATAGGAGATAAGATAGATTTCATATCCATAGACGTATCGTTTATTTCGCTTAAGCTGGTGCTCCCTGTCGTCAGACAGCTGCTGGCCGACGATGGTCATATTGTGGCGCTTGTGAAGCCACAGTTTGAAGCTGGTCGTGAAAAAGTTGGCAAAAAAGGCGTGGTAAGGGACAGGAATGTTCACAGGGAAGTAGTGAGTGAAATATCAGGCTTTGCACAGAGGGAAGGTTTTGATGTTTTAGGAATAGACTACTCGCCTGTCAAAGGGCCTGAAGGAAATATTGAGTATCTGCTCTACATTAGGAAATTTGAAAGCCAAGCAATCAGGGATTTGGAAGACTTGGTAGATGAAATAGTCGAAAGGTCACACTCGGATTTAGACAGTTAA